A section of the Telopea speciosissima isolate NSW1024214 ecotype Mountain lineage chromosome 3, Tspe_v1, whole genome shotgun sequence genome encodes:
- the LOC122653866 gene encoding uncharacterized protein LOC122653866 — translation MSDWGPVFVAVVLFVLLTPGLLCQVPGRNRFVEFGNFQTSGVSILVHSILYFALICIFLIAIGVHVYLG, via the coding sequence ATGTCGGATTGGGGACCAGTGTTCGTGGCCGTTGTGCTGTTCGTGCTGTTAACGCCGGGTCTACTATGCCAGGTGCCGGGGCGGAACCGGTTCGTTGAGTTCGGCAACTTCCAGACCAGTGGGGTATCGATTCTGGTTCACTCCATTCTCTACTTCGCTCTCATCTGCATCTTCTTGATTGCTATTGGAGTTCACGTCTACCTTGGTTGA
- the LOC122653865 gene encoding uncharacterized protein LOC122653865: MADWAPVLVGVLLFVLLSPGLLFQLPGHSRHVEFGSFKTNGKAVVVHTIIFFAIFTILILAVGVHIYTG; the protein is encoded by the coding sequence ATGGCGGACTGGGCACCGGTTTTGGTAGGAGTACTGCTATTTGTGCTGCTTTCGCCGGGGCTCCTCTTTCAGCTACCGGGACACAGCCGCCATGTGGAGTTCGGGAGCTTTAAGACCAACGGCAAAGCTGTCGTCGTCcacaccatcatcttcttcgcCATCTTCACCATCCTCATACTTGCCGTCGGCGTCCACATCTACACTGgctga
- the LOC122653867 gene encoding uncharacterized protein LOC122653867: protein MKDWAALIIAVALFAFLTPGVIFQMPGKHRPIDFLNMKTSPVSILVHATIYGLLLMLFLVILRVHLYA, encoded by the coding sequence ATGAAAGATTGGGCAGCTCTGATAATAGCAGTTGCACTATTTGCGTTTCTCACACCAGGAGTGATCTTCCAAATGCCTGGGAAGCATCGTCCCATTGATTTCTTGAATATGAAGACTAGCCCTGTCTCCATTTTAGTACACGCCACCATCTACGGTTTGCTCCTTATGCTGTTCCTTGTTATTCTTCGTGTACATCTCTATGCCTAA